One Sphingomonas sp. BT-65 genomic window carries:
- a CDS encoding zf-TFIIB domain-containing protein, translating into MRTPEAVAGMLCPVCKTGLHMSDRQGIEIDYCPQCRGIWLDRGELDKIIERSGAGEAPAAPAAPQAPPPPPQQQGGPWQQGGGYPQQQGYGQQGYGHGGYGQDPRYYKHKRKKSFLEDLFD; encoded by the coding sequence ATGCGAACCCCCGAAGCCGTTGCCGGAATGCTGTGCCCCGTGTGCAAGACGGGTCTCCACATGAGCGACCGGCAGGGGATCGAGATCGATTACTGCCCGCAATGCCGCGGCATCTGGCTCGACCGCGGCGAGCTCGACAAGATCATCGAACGCAGCGGCGCGGGCGAAGCGCCGGCTGCGCCCGCAGCGCCCCAGGCGCCGCCTCCGCCGCCACAGCAACAGGGCGGACCATGGCAGCAGGGCGGGGGCTATCCGCAGCAGCAGGGCTATGGGCAGCAGGGTTACGGGCATGGCGGCTATGGCCAGGACCCGCGCTACTACAAGCACAAGCGCAAGAAGAGTTTCCTCGAGGACCTGTTCGACTGA
- a CDS encoding amidohydrolase family protein, with protein sequence MKSLLLASALLAASGPAFAQEQVFDAHVHLHKGEASIPDYEAQLKAANVKVAGFSAMWFGGPHQAPEGKVEETRANNDTLIAMAARHPGMLPVATVHPYDGAAAVAELERVAARGVKVLKIHPHTQRFDAADPRVLTLAKRAGELGVVVMMDNAAIVPDDCEKLFNLALAAPKTKFLFAHMGALNFRFWNILPLARTAENLFGDNIYFDISGGVNIAAGSPIQDEFVWTIRNVGIDNVLLGSDFPQLSLPATLVALDKLALTDEEKAKIRYGNAKRLFGLE encoded by the coding sequence GTGAAATCGCTGTTGCTCGCCAGCGCCCTGCTGGCCGCATCGGGACCGGCATTCGCCCAGGAGCAAGTGTTCGACGCCCATGTCCACCTGCACAAGGGCGAGGCGTCGATCCCCGATTACGAGGCGCAGCTCAAAGCCGCGAACGTCAAGGTCGCCGGCTTCAGCGCAATGTGGTTCGGCGGCCCGCACCAAGCGCCCGAGGGCAAGGTCGAAGAGACCCGCGCCAACAACGACACGCTGATCGCGATGGCCGCGCGGCACCCCGGCATGCTGCCGGTCGCGACCGTCCATCCTTATGACGGCGCCGCCGCGGTCGCCGAGCTCGAGCGGGTGGCGGCACGCGGGGTCAAGGTGCTCAAGATCCACCCGCACACCCAGCGCTTCGACGCCGCCGACCCGCGCGTGCTGACGCTGGCGAAGCGTGCGGGCGAACTCGGCGTGGTGGTGATGATGGACAATGCCGCGATCGTCCCCGACGATTGCGAGAAATTGTTCAACCTCGCGCTGGCCGCGCCCAAGACCAAGTTCCTGTTCGCGCACATGGGCGCGCTCAACTTCCGCTTCTGGAACATCCTCCCGCTCGCGCGCACCGCCGAGAATCTGTTCGGCGACAACATCTATTTCGACATCTCCGGGGGCGTGAACATCGCCGCCGGCTCGCCGATCCAGGACGAGTTCGTGTGGACGATCCGCAATGTCGGTATCGACAATGTCCTGCTCGGCTCGGACTTCCCCCAGCTCTCGCTCCCGGCGACACTCGTCGCGCTCGACAAGCTGGCTCTCACGGATGAGGAGAAGGCAAAGATCCGCTACGGCAACGCGAAGCGGCTGTTCGGGCTGGAGTAA
- a CDS encoding S24 family peptidase, with amino-acid sequence MESIEQREALERAAAARGESLAALSRLIGRNAAYLQQFVTRGSPRLLAEADRRKLARYLGISDVALGGPAAEGLVPVARVDAGAAAGRGRLVESERRSTLLLDPALLRRLGVRADMASTIRVEGASMEPTLCDGDEILVDGARRALGARPAIYVFRREGLVAVKRLRAMGGEVEVVSDNPAFADEVVPARAIDVVGRVVWLHRALV; translated from the coding sequence ATGGAATCGATCGAGCAACGTGAGGCGCTGGAGCGCGCGGCGGCGGCGCGCGGGGAGTCGCTGGCGGCGCTGTCGCGGCTGATCGGGCGCAATGCCGCCTATCTCCAGCAGTTCGTGACGCGCGGCAGCCCGCGGCTGCTGGCCGAGGCCGACCGGCGCAAGCTGGCGCGCTATCTGGGGATCAGCGACGTGGCGCTCGGCGGTCCCGCGGCGGAGGGGCTGGTGCCGGTGGCGCGAGTCGATGCGGGCGCGGCGGCGGGGCGCGGGCGACTGGTCGAGAGCGAGCGGCGCAGCACGCTGCTGCTCGACCCGGCGCTGCTGCGGCGGCTGGGCGTGCGCGCCGACATGGCCTCGACCATCCGGGTCGAGGGCGCGTCGATGGAGCCGACCTTATGCGATGGCGACGAGATCCTGGTCGACGGTGCGCGGCGGGCGCTGGGCGCGCGGCCGGCGATCTATGTGTTCCGGCGCGAGGGGCTGGTGGCGGTCAAGCGCCTGCGCGCGATGGGCGGCGAGGTGGAGGTGGTGAGCGACAATCCCGCCTTCGCGGACGAGGTGGTGCCGGCGCGGGCCATCGACGTGGTGGGGCGGGTTGTGTGGCTGCACCGGGCGCTGGTCTAG